Proteins from one Setaria italica strain Yugu1 chromosome V, Setaria_italica_v2.0, whole genome shotgun sequence genomic window:
- the LOC101787006 gene encoding LOW QUALITY PROTEIN: D-glycerate 3-kinase, chloroplastic (The sequence of the model RefSeq protein was modified relative to this genomic sequence to represent the inferred CDS: inserted 2 bases in 1 codon) — protein sequence MAPLHAAPPPPSAAASAFSSSSXARPHHHRRAAAASCSLAVTAAPSRKAFLSCPDHSPGRSRITPSSSPALITSVQDLRDFICSGPLVDRIGCTKEKIAESIDRWLRCGGQVARLFRLNELQLSESEKARIYRFYIPVFLWCEDQVIDHRAKYNDGDEIPPLVIGVSAPQGSGKTTLVFALDYLFRVAGRKSTTLSIDDFYLTAKEQNELRDRNPGNALLELRGNAGSHDLQFSVETLESLTKLTKEGMKMKVPRYDKSAFGGRGDRADPSVWPEVEGPLEVILFEGWMLGFKPLPNEVVKAVDPQLEVVNKNLEAYYDAWDRFIESWIVIKIRGPNCVFQWRLQAEIAMRADGKPGMSDKEVMDFVSRYLPAYHAYFPTLHNEGPNGSKPEHLLVIDIDEGRNPIRGN from the exons ATGGCGCCGCtacacgccgcgccgccgcctccctcagCGGCCGCCTCGGccttctcatcctcctc tgccaggccgcaccaccaccgcagggcggcggccgcctcctgctccctcGCTGTGACCGCCGCGCCATCGAGAAAAG CGTTCCTGTCATGCCCGGATCACAGCCCCGGCCGGTCACGCATCaccccgtcgtcgtccccggcgcTCATCACGTCCGTGCAGGACCTGCGCGACTTCATCTGCAGCGGCCCGCTGGTGGACAGGATCGGCTGCACCAAGGAGAAGATCGCCGAGTCCATCGACCGGTGGCTGCGCTGCGGAGGTCAGGTCGCTCGCTTGTTCCGCCTCAACGAGCTCCAGCTGTCGGAGTCCGAGAAGGCCAGGATATACCGCTTCTACATCCCCGTCTTCCTCTGGTGCGAGGACCAGGTCATCGATCACAGGGCCAAGTACAACGACGGCGACGAAATCCCACCGTTGGTG ATTGGGGTCAGCGCTCCTCAAGGGAGTGGAAAGACGACTCTTGTCTTCGCACTTGATTACCTTTTCCGAGTTGCTGGTAG GAAATCCACCACGTTGTCTATAGACGACTTCTATTTGACAGCAAAAGAACAG AATGAACTGAGGGATAGAAATCCTGGAAATGCTCTTTTAGAG CTCCGTGGAAATGCTGGGAGCCACGATCTCCAGTTCTCAGTTGAAACACTTGAGTCACTTACCAAACTAACTAAGGAAG gtatgaagatgaaggttccacGGTATGACAAG TCTGCTTTTGGGGGAAGAGGTGATCGGGCTGATCCTTCAGTGTGGCCGGAGGTTGAAGGGCCCTTAGAG GTTATTCTCTTTGAAGGATGGATGCTTGGATTTAAACCTCTTCCAAATGAAGTTGTGAAAGCAGTGGACCCGCAG CTCGAGGTGGTTAACAAGAACCTAGAAGCATACTATGATGCTTGGGACAGGTTCATCGAGTCATGGATCGTTATAAAAATAAGAGGACCCAATTGTGTATTCCAGTGGAGGCTGCAG GCAGAGATAGCCATGAGAGCAGATGGAAAACCTGGAATGTCCGACAAGGAG GTTATGGATTTTGTATCACGCTACCTACCGGCATACCATGCGTATTTTCCCACGCTACACAACGAGGGACCAAATGGTTCAAAACCAGAGCACCTGCTGGTCATTGACATAGATGAAGGGAGGAACCCAATACGGGGCAACTGA
- the LOC101752870 gene encoding serine/threonine protein phosphatase 2A 57 kDa regulatory subunit B' kappa isoform codes for MWKQFLPKLPRKSSASGKGDHVSGSSPGRNAAGNGSAIQRTSSCPSAGPARPASSVKRMSSAVFPSSVVAGIEPLVSFKDVPNGEKPNLFVSKVSLCCVVFDFSDPNKNSAEKDFKRQALVDLVDYVDSASSRFTEPMVVACCRMFAINLFRVFPPNCRSSSSGGGEGEEEEPMFDPAWPHLHLVYDLLLKFIGSSSLDAKVGKKYFDHTFIVKLLELFNSEDPRERDCLKTILHRIYGKFMVHRPFIRKAVSNIFYHFVFETDRHNGIAELLEVFGSVISGFTLPLKEEHKIFLWRVLIPLHKPKTLGVYLQQLTYCVTQFVEKEPKLASSVILGLLRYWPITNSQKEVMFLSEIEEVLEATNMVEFQKCMVLLFRRIAHCINSSHFQVAERALFMWNNDHIISLVAQNRQAIVPIVTPALEENIQNHWNVSVLNLTANVKKMLSEMDEELFSACLAKHKEDGERQASLEQKRRLAWERLESAAAFQPVTGNTAVLVSR; via the exons ATGTGGAAACAGTTCCTGCCCAAGCTGCCTAGGAAGTCCTCTGCCTCCGGGAAGGGCGACCATGTCTCAGGCTCTAGTCCCGGACGCAATGCTGCCGGCAACGGGAGCGCGATACAGCGCACGAGCAGCTGCCCGAGTGCCGGGCCTGCCCGTCCGGCGTCCAGCGTGAAGCGCATGTCGTCCGCGGTGTTCCCGTCGAGCGTGGTGGCTGGCATTGAGCCGCTTGTGTCGTTCAAGGATGTCCCGAACGGGGAGAAGCCGAACCTGTTTGTCAGCAAGGTGAGCCTGTGCTGTGTTGTCTTTGATTTCTCGGACCCGAACAAGAACTCCGCGGAGAAGGATTTCAAAAGGCAGGCATTGGTGGATCTTGTGGATTATGTTGATTCTGCTAGCTCCCGCTTCACGGAGCCGATGGTTGTTGCCTGCTGTAGAATGTTTGCTATCAACTTGTTCAGGGTGTTCCCTCCCAATTGCAGGTCCAGTTCATCTGGCGGTGGTGAGGGTGAAGAGGAGGAGCCAATGTTTGATCCTGCATGGCCCCATCTGCATCTTGTGTATGATCTCCTGCTGAAATTTATTGGCTCCTCATCTCTGGATGCAAAGGTagggaaaaaatattttgacCACACATTCATCGTGAAGTTGCTTGAGCTCTTCAATTCTGAGGACCCAAGAGAAAGGGATTGCTTGAAAACAATATTGCATCGGATCTATGGAAAATTCATGGTGCACCGTCCATTCATCCGCAAAGCAGTGAGCAATATATTCTACCACTTTGTGTTTGAGACTGATCGCCATAACGGTATTGCTGAACTGTTGGAGGTTTTCGGAAGTGTTATTAGTGGCTTCACATTGCCTCTGAAGGAGGAACACAAAATCTTTCTTTGGAGGGTTCTAATTCCTTTACACAAGCCAAAAACACTTGGTGTGTATCTGCAGCAGCTAACCTACTGTGTGACCCAGTTTGTAGAGAAGGAGCCAAAACTTGCAAGTTCGGTGATACTTGGCTTGCTTAGATACTGGCCAATAACAAATAGTCAGAAAGAGGTAATGTTTCTGAGTGAGATTGAGGAGGTCCTAGAGGCAACCAACATGGTCGAATTCCAGAAATGCATGGTTCTGTTGTTCCGTCGAATCGCTCACTGCATCAACAGTTCCCACTTCcag GTTGCAGAGCGAGCGCTCTTCATGTGGAACAACGACCACATTATCAGCTTGGTCGCACAGAACCGGCAAGCGATCGTGCCCATCGTCACCCCAGCATTGGAAGAAAATATCCAGAACCACTGGAACGTGTCAGTCCTAAACCTGACAGCCAACGTGAAGAAGATGCTTTCAGAGATGGATGAGGAGCTCTTCTCTGCCTGCCTTGCCAAGCACAAGGAAGACGGAGAGAGGCAGGCGTCGCTGGAACAGAAGCGGAGGCTGGCCTGGGAGCGGCTAGAGTCTGCGGCAGCGTTCCAGCCAGTGACCGGCAACACAGCCGTCCTGGTGAGCCGCTAG
- the LOC101760592 gene encoding zinc-finger homeodomain protein 10 yields the protein MWPAARRRRRGGAGEAGVYWECLKNHAASLDGHALDGYGEFMPSPEAGPADPASLQCAACGCHRNFHYRLREAPPSPPLLTLPHPLPAQPAPVPQHVMREAPEDRLPAAFEDDELDEGSDFDEDCPLSPLPAPAMGPPRYLQPAPHMLLALSTGAPSASIPTMVPRPPASLGSMPALGAGSAAARKRFRTKFIPEQKQRMQALSERLGCHLQMVL from the exons ATGtggcccgcggcgcggcggcggcggcgtgggggcgCAGGCGAGGCGGGGGTGTACTGGGAGTGCCTCAAGAACCACGCGGCGAGCCTGGACGGGCACGCCCTGGACGGGTATGGCGAGTTCATGCCGTCGCCAGAGGCCGGCCCCGCTGACCCGGCCTCGCTCCAGTGCGCCGCCTGCGGGTGCCACCGCAACTTCCACTACCGGCTCCGCGAGGcaccgccctcgccgcctcTCCTCACGCTGCCTCATCCCCTTCCCGCGCAGCCGGCTCCAGTGCCGCAGCACGTGATGCGTGAGGCGCCGGAGGACCGCCTGCCGGCTGCCTTCGAGGACGACGAGTTGGACGAGGGGTCGGACTTCGACGAGGATTGCCCGCTGTCGCCGCTGCCGGCACCGGCGATGGGGCCGCCGAGATACCTCCAGCCGGCGCCGCACATGCTCCTTGCGCTGAGCACCGGCGCGCCGAGCGCCTCGATCCCCACGATGGTGCCGAGGCCGCCGGCCTCACTGGGCTCGATGCCGGCGCTAGGTGCCGGTTCGGCGGCGGCACGGAAGCGGTTCCGCACCAAGTTCATCCCGGAGCAGAAGCAGCGGATGCAGGCGCTGTCGGAGCGGCTGGGGTGCCATTTGCAGATG GTGCTCTAG